A window of Phragmites australis chromosome 15, lpPhrAust1.1, whole genome shotgun sequence genomic DNA:
TAACTCGAAAGGTTAACTAGCCGACGCTAGGACAGGAATGGAGAGTGACcaaagtgtttttctttttacagTTTTTAATTGGAAAGTTGGTGGTGCTCTGATTTAGGAAGTGTCTTGCTTTGTACTCTTGCAAAGCATGCTTTGGTGAGGACAAATCATGCGTCCATTTGTCTGGTCTCCTTTTCCCTCCTGAGATTTGATTGATTgactattattatttaaaaaagagATAGATTTGATTGAGTAGTCTGCTCGGTCAGGCCGAGCTTTTAGATTATCGCCCGTCAGAGGATCTGTTAACTCTCACTCAGATGTGGTTGCATTTCCACTCCTCTGTCAGAGATGACAGCAGAGGTAAACGTGTTATAGGAACCAAGGTTTCAAAAATCGATTCAAGACCGACTACCGAGCCCCGGCGATTTCTTCAATATTCACGGGTTTCAACATTAATTCGGTGGAATTTGATAGGAATCGGtcgaattttgtcaaattttattttttgaattttgaatttaaccGAAAACTGATCGATTTTTGAATGCAAACCACAGCGAATTAGTCGGTAACTATGAatatcgagcggttaccgatgcATTTTGAAACTTGACAGGGACTATGCACGAATTTACGGGATTCAATTCATTTGTAAACAAATATGGTAAGGATTTGATTCCAAAACACCCCTGTCAAGTCAGTGACAAATATGGGATCTATTTATGTTTCGAAGGTCCGTGCGAAAATCAGGAAGGACTAAAATCCTGGTAACCGGTCGTAAATCGCCCGGAAACGGAGACATCATGAACAAGGGGAACGACGAAAATGTTTCCTTGCATGTGGTGATTACGGCAACGATAAACATGCTTAGCTCGAGACGTCGACGCGAAATAATCACGCATTAGACGCCCCACCGGGAGATTGCTTTGGCGCCAAATCCTAGTTAATGGCGCGCTAGACTTTAAGCTTCCTTCCACACTATTTTATTCTCGAGAAATGATTCACGTATAATCATTTGTGTACAACTTTAGTACAACCATGCATCTAAACTATGTGATACATATATGATGTATTATCTATGTGATTTGTACTCAAGTTGTAAGAAAATGCTTATACCAGTGTTCTTCTTGAGAAATTAGCTCAGAGCCGCGCTGAACCAGAAACAGCAAATCGTATTAATCATGCTTCAACTTTCGTTTTTCATTATGTAGATGGCAGAAAAAGTTTGCCATGCCAAAGTTAGGCAAATTACGACGTGCTATAAATAATGCTGTGAATAAATTCGGTACCACAAGTGTGACAAGATTTAGCTAGAAATAGAGTCTATGCTAAATGGGATGCCATCATAAAAAGTATGACAATCCATAATTATGGCATTaaactaaacatatatataaaaaactaaTACACGACTAAGGATGTAACGTGACAACGTTTGACAGCAAACCAAACATGTCTTTTGGTCAATTACTGCGCTTGCTTTCAATCGCCGGTGATGAGGATCGATCAACGACCAgatctattttattttaacgGCTTTTGAGCTCTGATTTTGCCGTACTGAAGCTATGCTTGGTTAGAACTGATAGTGCGAAATAATTGGGGTCGGAAATGGCAGTACGATTAAAGCGGCTCCGATCCCGTAGTGGCGAATATGTAGTGGAGCTGAGATGATTGAGTGCGTGCTTTTTTTTGGTTGGGCCCTGATGGAACAACGAAAACGTTTCAGCCTGTGATTGGAACATCGTACAATGCCGAATCTCCCAGTGTTTCTACACGTGGTACATGTGCAAAGTGTAAACAACTTCATGGCTTGCTATGTTACCTACCTATTCCTAAAATTCGATAGTAACTAGTTAGAGTTTTTTTAAGGAACAATGCGTTCCATTAAACCATATGTGCCAAACGATCGCTGGCAACTAGAACTTGGATACAATACGGGAGGCTTTTCCACATAGGATCATCCTGCGACGAACACACAGGCCAAAGAAGCTAAAGCATGTGCTCCATTACATTCTCTTGGATTTGGTAAGGACCCAGTACGAGATTTGTTCGGTTCAAATAACAGAGGAAATGGTAAGGGAACAAGCGAAAACGAGATTTGTTTGGTTCAAACATGCAGGACCCAGTATGACATACGTCTAACTCAAGCCACACACGGCCGAAATTTTTAGGGAAATCACACGGCAAAACTACTGTAAAAACAAAATTTCCAAGCAACGATTTTGAATAAAACACTCTTCGGATCAAATTGAACTCATCAAAATCGCAGAATTTACTCTTTGGATAAGAAATTGTGAACGAAATATCGAATTCAACTAGATTCCACACCAAATAGTATATCCGATTCTGAAACACAAACACCTCACAAACACTTCTTGTTATACATGCGAATCTAAAAGAGCACCACCACTGAGGACTGGAGACGTCGCGGTGTATCACAATCCCTTTACACAGGAGTGGGAACAGTGTCAGGATTGTACAGGGCGGTATCTGATTATGCGTGATTTGATTACGGCCAACGTTGAAACGTAATCAATTAACCCTGTGATCGGTTTGCGTTACGTATGCTCgaaccaaacaccaccttaGTGAGACCAATGCCAGTCGGCAGCGAGAAAGCATGGACCTCTGGAGGCTCCCGAGGCACGTTGGCCGCCGCAAAGCGAGCAGAGAGCGGAAGCTGCAGATACCAGCAGGCCGCTGCGCCCACAGCATGTGCGCGTGCCCCGCTCCAGCAGCGGTAAAAAGCTGAGAGGCCGCGCGTCGGCGTCACATGCGCCGTGTCCGGCGCGTGGCGTGCGCGCAGGGCAACGCAACGCAACGCCGCTGACAAACGGCCAGCGAACGTGCGCGCCGCACGGGCCCCCGGCCAAACGACGCCGAGCCGGGCTTGCCCGTGGTGTGGTGTGGTATGGTGTAGACCCGTCTCGGGTGCAGCATGGCTAGGCCATTTAGGGGCTGTTTGATTTGAAGCCGGCTCGCTACGCCAATTTTTTTACGTTGACCTCGCGGAAGCACAGCCGTTTAGATTGAAGCCAACGGTTGGCTCGCCTACGCCCAGGCGCCCACGCTGATGAAAATGCCGGTGGCTGATCCCTTCACTAATTTTTTGGGGTTTGACGGGTAGACTGGGCCAAAACCAAACTGGCACTTAGAAGACCTATCCAATGCTCGTGTGGGGACGTCGAATTCAACACGTAGCTGGGACAGGGAACGAGCGAGCGAGCAAGCGAGCGAGGAGGCGTGCACTCGTCATTGTCTTCTTCCACACCAGCTGAGGGAGCGAGAGGAGAGTTAGGCAGGAAGCAAGACGTCCAGCGAGCCGAGCTCTCCTGAGAGGCATCACCGCATCAGTATGTCATGGACCACACCCCCAGCATTTTTGTTTCTGATCGTTGCGTCTTGCTGCCCGACACGCTGCAGCAACGACGTAGGACAGGCCAACGTCTGCTTCTGCCACCCAGCGACGCTGGCTCACACCGGAACATCGTGCGTCAGTCGGTTGTGGCGTCCCGGTCGGTCGCTGCTGTACGGCGAGTGCTGCAACGGAACCGGCCCTGGGGGACCAGGCACACCAGTGGAACAGTGGTAACGGTACTTGTTCGTCAAAATGTCACAGGTTAGCAGCGCCATTGATTTCCCGAGATATGCTTGAGATTTAGGCAGGTTTGGTAGACCTTTCTCTaatctaacttttttttaaagagaaaGTGGTCTTTTGATTCTTTATGGTAAATTATATAGATGAAATGATTATGTGAAAAAAATGAATAAAGGAAACATGCTTTTTTCAGATCTcaatatttagtttattttagatAATCATTCTGAGagttaaaaattacaaattacTATTTAACAGAGCTCTCACTGATTTTACTATAAAAACTAGTCccagaactctaccaaacacAGCCTTAGCCGTCGAAAGATTGCCGCATCGAATCCAAAAATTCAGCAACAAACTCTTCCTACCATGTAGGTTGTATGACTTGAACCGTGATCGTTAGCCACAAGACCAGTAGGCGATTTGACAAAGTTATTGTACCATGGATCACATGCTGAAATCTTCATTGGTGCTGGTCTCACTGAAGGATAGCTGTTTAGCTCGGAATTCTTGTCGaacaaaaggagaagaagacaagAGCACGGAGTTCCTTGATTGAATGCACCAAGGACACATGCTAGTAACATTATGGAACTCGGATAATGATCCAAGAAATGATAACATTCGCATGCATTATTATGCAAATGTGTTTATATACAGAtagcaaccacgagaccaactGCACCATCTCTGAACCGAAGATAGCAAGCATACCAGGCTAGAGCATCGCTGTCCACTGGAGCGACAAATGCGGCTCGGCCGGTACCCTCCGACTGGTCGGCCTCGCTGAAGATCCCCAGCCATGCCAAGCTGGTCTGGTGGCTTGACCCCAACGtttcaatgcatgagatgtCCAGCTCAGCCGCAGGTGAAACCCCAGATCTGAATCTAACTGAACTGTACTGAATTTCGTATCATGAGGGGTCTACTTGCTCTGCACAGAACGGTCAGGTCAGGCTGTCGTCTGCACAAGTTTCAGATGCATCTTCTTGAGCATACAGTGAGTGGAGTTGCTAGAATGACAGGTTTGTTGAACTGCCTGAATAGCATTTTTACTTGCAATAAACGGGATAACATAACGAGAGACTGTTGACAGTATACACAAAATTTTCTGAATTGTTTCCAGCGCAATACAAGCATGATTCTTTTAATTATAATCTACCTCTACACTAAGGATTGGTGCCTTAATAATTGGAATTTCCTACGGCTGAATAATATACAGGTTGGCAACTTATACAGGGGCGCTTGACGGCGGCCTATCCACTGCTTCAATGGTCAATGATGTGTACAAGAGGTACTGGGCATATGAAAACTCATCTTAAGCATAAACGTGAGAAATTTGCTGAATCGAGTTCTAGTGCCTTCATCAAGAGCTTCTATGAAATGAATTCTCATGCATACTAGAAACAGAAGCATCCTGCATTCATAAAAATGATGTCATCAGCCACAATAAATAAAGGCAATAAATTATGTATGGACGAGTACTGGCATTTAGTTACTTGAATCATTGCACTGAATCTTTGAAGCCCATGGTGATTTGCAGGAGGAACAGGGGCATTCAATGATGACCCGTTAGCATTTGCTGTATTGCCTTGGTTGTCTTCATTTGCAGATTTGGCAGTCCTTCTCCATCGCTTTAGCAGATATTTTTGAGGTAACTCTTTGATATTTCTGTAATCCAGCACCTTCAACATGTGACAACATGGGATACCCATAAACTCAAACTTCCTACAAGTGCAGACACAGGAGCGATCACTTGAATCAAATCTAACAAAGTGTTCCTTGGGCTTCTCAGATGGAGCAACCTTGTACTCAGATGTTGTCCCAGCCTCACCACAACTGAATAACACAGAGTCCATGAATAGCTCAAACTCTTTACGAAAGATTTCAAACACCACTGGTGTATATGTATGAGCAGTTTGCTTTAACATCTTGGCTGGGGGTATTCTTGGATAGCTCTGACTAGCTTGGAAGTCAGCTTGCAGCTCAGCATAGCGATGTTCATCTACTGCTCTTTCATAGTGCTTGAAGAAGGACAACAGGTCCAATTGAGGACTCAAGAATTTCTTCAAAACACTACTGAAACTCTCTGCTTGAAGTGCACTTATGATGTCAGCACAAAATATATGTCTATCATATGCCAAGGCCCATCTTTCCCTCTCATCAAACACTTTAGACAGCCATTCGTTATGTCTAAGATCATACTTTTCCTGCATACTTCTCCATGCAAACAAGaattcatcctcatcctcataaCCAAAGACACATTTGCTAAAATCCTTCGCGAATGTCTTTGAACCTTGGAAGACATGATTGAGGTGCTTAAGAGAATTCTGATATACATGCCAAGCACAAATTCGTTGAGTGGTATTTGGCCAGGCTGCTGCCATTGCACTACTCAGAGGAATAGATTGATCTACTAAAGCTACAGCAGGCTGTTTCCCATGCATAGCGATCTTAAAACTCTCAAAAAGCCACTTATATGACTCATATGATTCATCATAAAGCATAGCTGCACCAAAAATAATTGTTTGTTTATGATGATTCACACCAAGGAATAATGCAAGTGGCCTGCCATATCCATTTATTTTGTATGTTGTGTCTAAGCAGAGCACATCACAAAAGTAGTTGAAGTCATCTCTAGATTTTGGGTCTGCCCAAAAGAAGTTAGTCAGCTTGTCATCCTCATCAATCTGCATAGTGTAAAAGAAAGAGGGGTTATCCATTTGCATTGTCTGCAAATATTTCAATATCGCTCCACCATCACCAAGTTGCATAGTATTCATACGCTTGGAGCGGAGATAATTCTTGTAATCTGCTGGAAGGAGAGAGATACTTCGGAGGAATCCAACTTGTCTCACAACAAGATCACCAGTTGCTTTTGTTGTTGGTGTCACTACAGAATCATCTGATAGTTCTGCTTCTCCAGACTGAAGTTCTGTCAGTATCCTCTGTGACCTTAACATATGCATCGTCGAAGGAGGGGCTAGCTGATGGTTGTGGTCTGCTTTGAAATCAGTTACACTATATTTCCACTCTCGTGTGACTTTAATAATCAACCTTGCTGGGCAACCAATTCGTGTATCCAaccttggcttctttgcttccAATGATTTTTTATCCCTATTGTAACCTTCCCTTGAGCATACAAAAGTTCTTACTTTAGTAATATTTTCAGAAGATTTGTGTGATGTACTTTTCCGAACACTAAAGCCAACATGCCCAGCGTATTTATTGTAGAATTCATATGCCTTTTCCTCACTCTCAAATTCCATGCCTACCTCTGGAACCAGCTTCGCAAGCGCAGCCTCATCTATGGGTGGTTCAGCTTCTATCATTCTTCTCATTTTCCCCTGGAGAACCAATCATAAAAAGTTTACTAAAAGGACACGATGAATCATATTTAGTTGCACCCGATTTTATCAATATGCCAAAATGAGAGGAAAATGGCCAGTACAACAACAATCTTAAGCCATAATGGAAACAGAAAAGAAATCCGAAAGCGATATTTcttaagaccatctccaaccatattctctttatttcgttcccttccccgttctcattccctttatttcctctcatctccaacagcttcccttcaaggaaaatcgtgaagggaaaggagagagaatcccgtcttgGAGGGAATGACTCagggaatcccttcgtgacgggaactgtgaagggaaactgttggaacgctgaagagaacgaaaatcccgtcgtgaagggattctggaccctgaaaggaaaccgttggagatgatctaatttCTGTTATTAGTACCATGCATCATATGGTCTTCAATCCTAACATGCTAAATCAAAAAATGTTTTTCCTCTGTTCTcaaggaggaaagggggattATTCTCTAGCAACTAGGAAGTGTAACTCCATACAATGCCCTATGCAGATCAAGGAGGGGAACACTCAGATTATTTGACAAATGTAGTTAAAACAATTATTTCATAATTGTCAAAGATGGATCAATAACTCCTTTTGGAAAAGAGTTCAAAATTGTACAACACCAGCATACATAATGCAGGCCATGAAATTCTGTGTTAGAAGTACATGGTTACTTGTAGTTTGCAACCTGTGATCGTAAAAAACATTACAACACATAACCTCCAACAGACAAGGGAGAAAATAGTCCATACGGTGCATGAAACCTAATCCAACTTATGGCACCAACAATACTGTTGGAAATATAGTAATTGTGAATCATAAAAGTTAACGATATGCCTAGCTTTAACATCTCCAAGGTGTTGATAAAGAGAACTCCACAACACTCAAACTGCAAAGCAACTCCCATGAAGCAAGCAACATAAGAAATATCAAAAACAACTATGAGATGACTGCCTCCAAACATAAGAGCATGGTTTTACCTTTCTGTAAGCAATGCCACACGCATTGCAAAGAGTTCTTGGGCCATCAGGGCCACGCCGCATATGGGGCGTCGCATTGCCAGATATCCCACACCTCAGGCACCTGATAAAATCACAGTAATGGAATGGCAGATTCAAACACCGTGCTTTAATCAAAACCATTTCTGAAATAGGACACGCAAAAAAATAAATTCCGAAGTGGAGCAAGCGCACTATCCCACGCACAACGAACCAACGTCGACTAAAGATGAGTGATTTGCCACAAGCACAGCAACAAGCAGCAGCTCTTGGACACGCAGCACGTACCGCACGTGACCCTCGAGGCCGTGGTCGGCGATGTCGCGGTGGAGCTCCAGCTCCTGCTCCGCCGGCGTCGCGGTGTACGGCTGCAGCTCCCCTACGCCCCCATCGGGGGCAACCAGCATGTGCATCATGGCATCACCACCCTGACAAAGCCACACCCGCATCAGCAATTtcccaataaaaaataaaaaataatcgcAGAAATGGGAAAAATCGAGTTGGATTCGCACAAGCGGAAGAACGGAGAGTAATTCTGAGCGAAATTCCCAGCGATTTTTCGGAATTTTTTCGCCTGTTCCGGATTGGAGTTAGGGTTTGCAGCGCGGGGAGATGAGCGGGCGCAGGGGAGTAGGAGGGCCGGGGTCGGCAGGATCCGGTGCGGCAGCGGGGTAGGTGGCCCTTGTGCGGCTGCGTCCATCGCTCGGCACGTGTACGTGTTCGGCCTCAGATGGGCCCAGGCTTGCCCTTAAACTcttcactgacatgtgggatcGATCCGAACCCACCTGTCAGAAGGCGCGGAGtgaaaaaggagaagagaagggagaaggCGAGAAGCGGCGGaaaggtgagagagagagagagaggcgacgAGGGCACCATGAGCGCTCTCAAATTCTGCAGCGAATGGTAAAAGCGACGAAAATTTTAGCATTTGATTTGAAGATTTTCTCGGATTGGGGAAGCTTGTAGTTTAATCCATGAGTTTTTtgcccccctttttttttttcccgcaGCAACAACATGCTATACCCGCTGGAGGACAAGGAGACGCGCACCCTCCTCTACGCTTGCCAGTCCTGCGAGCATCAGGTGGTTCCCCTGTTTCTGTACGGATGaatcgttttttttttgttcagatTTGGTTATTGATTCGGGGAAACCCTAGGTTCACTTGGCGAGCTGGGTCAGGTAGGCGCTTGAACAATATACGCAGTTCAGCTTGTGGGTTTAGGCTGGGTTTAGTGATCTGGTGTGTAAGGGTGGGTGCGGATTTAGGTCTGGTGGTACATTGTTTACGTTGTGATTTCTTGAGTCATGGTGGATGATTTAGGCTGGCATATGCACAATCACGCATTCTGTACCCTAGATTTTGGTTGCATGATGGTACCTGTTTTAGTTTTGCTGGAAACACTGATGGCTCATGGCCCTGCACAGGTGTCACATACTTATATAAAGCATGaacattatcttttttttttctcgaacgcgcAGGAGAACTGCgcatcattatattaagaagaggaaaaaagtcCAAAGCGGACCAAGAACAAAAGCACACACGCAACTCAaacacaacacaaacacaaagaCCAAGAAAGGAAACCGAACCACCACgcaagagcatctccaaccgagtCCTCTTCTCACCCCCTCTCctatatttgagggaaaaaCGATGAAAATCGGTCTTCAACCGACCCCCTATCCGGCCCCCTTTATTTGAGAAGCCCTCAAATTTCCTCCCTCACCCCCTACATCTAGGGGCTCCTCATCCGGCCCCTTACCCGCCCCGCTGCGCCCGCGCACGGCCCCTCCCGCGCCGCCGCACTGCCCCGCACCCGCCTGCCCGCGCTTCCCCGCACCACCTGCTCGCCCGCCCGCGCTGCGCCGTCGCCCCCTCACTCGCCCGCCCGTGCCGTGGAGgcgtggagagagggagctcgaggagagggaggtcggggagagagaaggagcggggagagagagggagctctggCCGGCGTCGGGAGAGAGGCtctggagagagagggagagaggagagagagaggggagaggggagagagagttaccagatattaataaaatagaggtgattcaaatatagggggtcaaatatgaggggcCGGTTGGAACGCGCTGAGAAGTAGGGAATGAAATCTGGATGAGAAGCCCCTAAATAAGAGGAATAGGGAGTCAAATATGAGtagtcggttggagatgctctacaAGGTGGCTAGAATAGCCTGATCTCATCAACAGCTGGAGAAAGACGACCCAAACTACTATGGCAAGGCATCAAGGCCAAATACCACTCAGCCCTTTTGCACCAGCCATACACCACAACTTGGCCTCGTCTTGAATATCTTGTAGGATGGAACGGGTCC
This region includes:
- the LOC133892512 gene encoding protein FAR1-RELATED SEQUENCE 5-like isoform X1 encodes the protein MMHMLVAPDGGVGELQPYTATPAEQELELHRDIADHGLEGHVRCLRCGISGNATPHMRRGPDGPRTLCNACGIAYRKGKMRRMIEAEPPIDEAALAKLVPEVGMEFESEEKAYEFYNKYAGHVGFSVRKSTSHKSSENITKVRTFVCSREGYNRDKKSLEAKKPRLDTRIGCPARLIIKVTREWKYSVTDFKADHNHQLAPPSTMHMLRSQRILTELQSGEAELSDDSVVTPTTKATGDLVVRQVGFLRSISLLPADYKNYLRSKRMNTMQLGDGGAILKYLQTMQMDNPSFFYTMQIDEDDKLTNFFWADPKSRDDFNYFCDVLCLDTTYKINGYGRPLALFLGVNHHKQTIIFGAAMLYDESYESYKWLFESFKIAMHGKQPAVALVDQSIPLSSAMAAAWPNTTQRICAWHVYQNSLKHLNHVFQGSKTFAKDFSKCVFGYEDEDEFLFAWRSMQEKYDLRHNEWLSKVFDERERWALAYDRHIFCADIISALQAESFSSVLKKFLSPQLDLLSFFKHYERAVDEHRYAELQADFQASQSYPRIPPAKMLKQTAHTYTPVVFEIFRKEFELFMDSVLFSCGEAGTTSEYKVAPSEKPKEHFVRFDSSDRSCVCTCRKFEFMGIPCCHMLKVLDYRNIKELPQKYLLKRWRRTAKSANEDNQGNTANANGSSLNAPVPPANHHGLQRFSAMIQDASVSSMHENSFHRSS
- the LOC133892512 gene encoding protein FAR1-RELATED SEQUENCE 5-like isoform X2 produces the protein MRLRLRSWFQREGYNRDKKSLEAKKPRLDTRIGCPARLIIKVTREWKYSVTDFKADHNHQLAPPSTMHMLRSQRILTELQSGEAELSDDSVVTPTTKATGDLVVRQVGFLRSISLLPADYKNYLRSKRMNTMQLGDGGAILKYLQTMQMDNPSFFYTMQIDEDDKLTNFFWADPKSRDDFNYFCDVLCLDTTYKINGYGRPLALFLGVNHHKQTIIFGAAMLYDESYESYKWLFESFKIAMHGKQPAVALVDQSIPLSSAMAAAWPNTTQRICAWHVYQNSLKHLNHVFQGSKTFAKDFSKCVFGYEDEDEFLFAWRSMQEKYDLRHNEWLSKVFDERERWALAYDRHIFCADIISALQAESFSSVLKKFLSPQLDLLSFFKHYERAVDEHRYAELQADFQASQSYPRIPPAKMLKQTAHTYTPVVFEIFRKEFELFMDSVLFSCGEAGTTSEYKVAPSEKPKEHFVRFDSSDRSCVCTCRKFEFMGIPCCHMLKVLDYRNIKELPQKYLLKRWRRTAKSANEDNQGNTANANGSSLNAPVPPANHHGLQRFSAMIQDASVSSMHENSFHRSS